One genomic segment of Desulfurobacterium indicum includes these proteins:
- a CDS encoding thiamine biosynthesis protein ThiS yields the protein MHEIVVEIAGEEKKIPIKKRSIRVDSILEKLSIYPETAVVVKGKELLCDDDRINAGEKVKIIVATSKG from the coding sequence ATGCATGAAATAGTCGTTGAAATAGCAGGAGAGGAGAAAAAAATCCCCATAAAGAAACGCTCAATAAGAGTTGATTCTATTCTGGAAAAACTTTCCATATATCCGGAAACCGCTGTTGTCGTAAAAGGAAAAGAACTTCTGTGCGATGACGATAGAATAAATGCAGGAGAAAAGGTTAAAATAATTGTAGCTACTTCCAAAGGTTAA
- a CDS encoding TIGR00269 family protein — protein MLCKICKAKGKREKAVIFIRHHRLALCKKHFLEWFQKQTLKTIKHFSMFKKNEKIGVAVSGGKDSLSLWQLLTEAGFETVGIHISLGIDTEDYSKKSLNLCQKLAEKINKPLIVFDLKKEFEHTIEEIAKLSGRKDICSICGTFKRYIMNKVALKENLYAIATGHNLDDESAVLLSNTIRWEIGYLGRQYPVLHEREGFARKVKPFCFLTEKEIVSYAILKGIDFMETGCPNAKMATSPAYKQALAYLEHKMPGTKLRFYKEFLKKAKPIFEKETKEEYDLTPCKICGMPTTADICSVCRILEKIRGVDA, from the coding sequence ATGTTATGTAAAATCTGCAAAGCGAAAGGAAAAAGAGAGAAGGCAGTTATTTTCATACGACATCACAGATTAGCACTATGTAAAAAGCATTTTCTAGAATGGTTTCAAAAGCAAACACTTAAGACCATAAAACACTTCTCTATGTTCAAGAAAAATGAAAAAATAGGTGTCGCTGTTTCCGGCGGTAAAGACAGTTTATCCTTGTGGCAGCTATTAACAGAAGCTGGATTCGAAACTGTAGGCATTCACATATCCCTTGGAATAGATACAGAAGATTACTCAAAAAAGTCTCTTAACCTATGCCAAAAACTTGCAGAAAAAATAAACAAACCTCTCATTGTTTTTGATTTAAAGAAAGAATTTGAACATACCATAGAAGAGATAGCAAAACTTTCAGGAAGAAAAGATATCTGCTCCATATGCGGAACATTTAAAAGATATATCATGAATAAAGTGGCACTCAAAGAAAACCTATACGCAATAGCAACAGGACATAACCTCGATGATGAGTCCGCCGTTCTTCTTTCAAACACGATAAGATGGGAAATCGGATATCTCGGCAGACAGTATCCTGTTTTACACGAAAGGGAAGGATTTGCAAGAAAAGTAAAACCATTCTGCTTTTTAACAGAAAAAGAAATAGTAAGTTATGCAATTTTAAAAGGAATAGACTTTATGGAAACCGGATGTCCAAATGCAAAAATGGCAACATCTCCCGCATATAAGCAGGCTCTCGCATATCTTGAACATAAAATGCCAGGAACAAAACTGAGGTTTTACAAAGAGTTTTTGAAAAAAGCAAAACCGATATTTGAAAAAGAAACAAAAGAAGAATACGACCTCACACCTTGCAAAATATGCGGAATGCCAACAACCGCAGATATCTGCTCTGTTTGTAGAATTCTTGAAAAAATAAGAGGTGTAGATGCTTAA
- a CDS encoding menaquinone biosynthetic enzyme MqnA/MqnD family protein: protein MLKVGKIEYINVLPVYFGFIDGVIPFEYQFKEAVPSALNELLREGKIDISPISSYEFITNSEKYFLFPNFSISSFGEVKSVLFFSKLPIHQLHRKDVWLTKSSMTSRALIEYLLKNRYGVEPNYYYYSMKEGNLPKSATAVLAIGDDAFKFLKDKNFRFIYDLGEEWKNIYDLPFVFAVWAVRRQTVENQPLSVKKIYNKFLESKKYGLNHLKKIAARYAPRVGLTEKECMEYFKCLNYDFTNLHKKAINKFAQLLGFDIKVEKFLLSM, encoded by the coding sequence ATGCTTAAAGTGGGGAAAATTGAGTATATAAATGTTCTTCCTGTATATTTTGGATTCATCGACGGTGTCATTCCCTTCGAATACCAATTTAAAGAAGCAGTCCCATCTGCGTTAAACGAACTTTTAAGGGAAGGAAAAATAGACATAAGTCCCATATCTTCTTACGAATTCATAACAAACAGTGAAAAGTACTTCCTATTTCCCAATTTCTCTATATCTTCTTTTGGAGAGGTTAAAAGTGTTCTCTTCTTTTCAAAACTTCCGATTCATCAACTTCACAGGAAAGATGTATGGCTTACAAAAAGCTCAATGACATCAAGAGCTCTCATCGAATATCTCCTTAAAAACAGATATGGGGTAGAACCCAACTACTACTATTACAGCATGAAAGAAGGTAATCTTCCAAAAAGTGCAACGGCAGTTCTCGCAATCGGTGATGATGCGTTTAAATTCTTAAAAGACAAAAATTTCCGTTTTATATACGATCTCGGAGAAGAGTGGAAAAACATATACGATCTTCCTTTCGTTTTTGCAGTGTGGGCGGTAAGGCGCCAAACTGTTGAAAACCAGCCTTTATCCGTAAAAAAAATCTACAATAAATTTTTAGAATCTAAAAAATATGGGCTAAATCACTTAAAAAAAATAGCAGCAAGATACGCTCCCAGGGTCGGACTAACGGAAAAAGAGTGTATGGAATATTTTAAATGTCTAAATTACGATTTTACAAACCTTCATAAAAAAGCCATCAACAAGTTCGCACAGTTATTAGGTTTTGACATAAAGGTAGAAAAATTTCTACTTTCTATGTGA
- a CDS encoding AAA domain-containing protein, translated as MEYLELEKLHNLKIKAEGFDDYKRATLSSGIGIESNNRIKVEGNKLTIFIPDELKKTLNEGSQIYLGFPVLKRKRNGEETYLPLFIIKKDADKEIEKIEIDTESFSDFFVAKPVLVRALNFEPQEIDELTKKPLLSLLKDFLSLSGMRTSDADTFEGVYKEFKNWLGGKIKKSTYELASFDFVITTDKTRDFEYFEGQKVETILKDLVSDFPQPKENSAAHRYFFGEQTVGFDKYNEPSSVPWFGTFHKFELSRGQALLLQKKAEGENLIAVQGPPGTGKTTVLMAIIASTLVERAISIVKDEKDFSALILVASTANKAVENAAREFELTQTDGKKEIPKEFKEIPLYAEGYGFYFVGGKKKNIQKSLERVENLAERLKKDQFNGEEYENTKRELLKLYSSLDKTAETLKFLIEKIEEIRKLEQHLDEVETRLNEISKRPSAFSNLVNEDLKDLEENIEKTRRWLEDLNSIGFDFKNLPLLMNKDFIKSVIELEQYLQKRNIVDRIMDLFLKREKKEIEKFLIKNQKVLNVLGVNFELDAKKALQNLKKLKNLHLEAKRLLEEKPDDIYLNNLPVIEQIVDLRREKLELTEKLTIKKDQIEETLKEKGLNLQLNASELINGQFNGQLDFLKLWKLLTVETNRKLFVLASRFLYLEALRQKEDILKALDAFKLLMGNKDDVSKGREIVKDLGIEKFYRYLSLVYPVHFSSLHSAPYIFEKVKDLLKKEFYKPIHILYVDEAAMALPHLSYPSVYFSEKVISVGDPLQLEPVVAVPEDEIERFHKTFYNDNIEFINRYSPARTSTYHRTARCETGDYDDFGEACFLDAHRRCQEPIAKLFKVVAGYERLEIATPSLKGKDLERLNKVGGSHLVFVDVLKGKSTEKNTNLIEAKVVKCLVEELINTGYSNDKIIVITPFVKQEKLLQKELKGLLESKKIGTVHKFQGQEAPVVIMSTVVQKNDSTTFIDAKPNLLNVAISRAKHLFIMVGNSKRLKDTNYFGKALEFIRDNGRFIQVEGESKMKGIFLIDKDKVN; from the coding sequence TTGGAATATTTAGAATTGGAAAAGTTACACAATTTAAAGATAAAAGCTGAAGGATTTGATGATTATAAAAGAGCAACCTTAAGCAGTGGAATAGGGATTGAAAGTAATAATAGAATAAAAGTTGAAGGCAATAAATTAACAATTTTTATACCAGATGAACTTAAGAAAACTTTAAACGAAGGAAGTCAGATTTATTTAGGTTTTCCTGTTCTGAAAAGAAAAAGAAATGGTGAAGAGACCTATTTACCGCTATTTATAATTAAGAAAGATGCTGATAAAGAGATAGAGAAAATAGAAATTGATACAGAATCATTTAGCGATTTTTTTGTTGCAAAACCGGTTTTGGTCAGAGCTCTCAATTTTGAACCACAGGAAATTGACGAATTAACTAAAAAACCTTTGTTAAGTTTGTTAAAAGATTTTCTTTCTCTGTCTGGAATGAGAACTTCAGATGCTGATACTTTTGAGGGAGTTTACAAAGAATTTAAAAATTGGTTAGGAGGAAAAATTAAAAAAAGTACGTATGAGCTAGCATCTTTTGATTTTGTAATTACCACCGATAAAACAAGAGACTTCGAATACTTCGAAGGGCAAAAGGTGGAAACGATATTAAAAGATTTGGTTAGCGATTTCCCTCAACCGAAGGAAAATTCAGCAGCACACAGATATTTTTTCGGAGAGCAAACCGTAGGTTTTGACAAATACAACGAACCGAGCTCCGTTCCTTGGTTTGGAACCTTTCATAAATTTGAGCTGAGCAGGGGTCAGGCTCTTTTACTTCAGAAGAAGGCAGAGGGAGAAAATCTGATAGCGGTTCAAGGTCCTCCGGGAACGGGAAAAACCACCGTTCTGATGGCGATTATAGCCTCAACCTTGGTGGAAAGGGCCATAAGCATAGTAAAAGATGAAAAAGATTTTTCCGCACTTATATTGGTAGCATCTACGGCAAATAAAGCTGTTGAAAACGCCGCCAGGGAGTTTGAACTGACACAAACGGATGGCAAGAAAGAAATACCAAAAGAATTTAAGGAAATTCCACTTTATGCGGAAGGATACGGTTTTTATTTCGTTGGTGGAAAAAAGAAAAACATACAAAAATCATTGGAGAGGGTTGAAAACCTGGCAGAGCGATTAAAAAAAGATCAATTTAACGGTGAGGAGTACGAAAATACCAAACGAGAGTTGTTAAAGCTCTATTCTTCACTAGATAAAACCGCGGAAACTTTAAAGTTTCTTATAGAAAAGATTGAAGAGATACGGAAGTTAGAGCAACACCTTGACGAAGTCGAAACAAGGCTAAATGAAATATCAAAACGCCCATCTGCTTTCTCCAATTTGGTCAATGAGGACTTAAAAGATTTGGAGGAAAATATTGAGAAAACAAGGAGGTGGCTTGAGGATCTCAATTCAATTGGATTTGATTTTAAAAATTTACCCTTACTAATGAATAAAGATTTCATAAAAAGTGTGATTGAATTGGAACAATATTTGCAAAAACGTAATATAGTTGACAGAATTATGGATCTCTTCCTAAAAAGAGAAAAGAAAGAGATCGAAAAGTTTTTGATTAAAAATCAAAAAGTGTTAAATGTCTTAGGTGTAAATTTTGAACTCGATGCCAAAAAGGCTCTTCAAAATCTTAAAAAGTTGAAAAATCTACATCTAGAGGCGAAACGTCTTTTAGAAGAAAAACCAGATGATATCTATTTAAATAATTTGCCGGTTATAGAACAGATCGTTGATTTACGACGGGAAAAGTTAGAACTTACCGAAAAACTGACAATTAAGAAAGACCAAATAGAGGAAACTTTAAAAGAAAAGGGATTAAACTTACAGTTAAATGCAAGTGAACTCATTAATGGTCAATTTAATGGTCAATTGGATTTTTTAAAACTTTGGAAGTTACTAACCGTTGAAACAAATAGAAAGCTCTTTGTCTTAGCCTCTAGGTTTTTATACCTTGAAGCATTAAGACAAAAAGAAGACATTCTAAAGGCCTTGGATGCTTTTAAATTACTGATGGGCAACAAAGACGACGTAAGCAAAGGTAGAGAAATAGTAAAAGATTTGGGAATAGAAAAATTTTACCGATATCTCTCTCTGGTTTATCCCGTGCACTTTTCCAGCCTTCATTCTGCGCCCTATATATTCGAAAAAGTTAAAGACCTTCTTAAAAAGGAGTTCTATAAACCTATACACATTCTTTATGTAGACGAGGCGGCAATGGCTTTACCACACTTGAGTTATCCATCTGTATACTTTTCCGAAAAGGTTATTTCGGTAGGCGATCCTTTACAATTGGAACCCGTGGTTGCGGTTCCCGAGGATGAGATTGAGCGTTTTCATAAAACCTTCTATAACGACAATATAGAATTCATAAATCGCTATTCACCGGCCAGAACGTCAACCTATCACCGAACTGCCCGCTGCGAAACCGGTGACTACGACGACTTTGGTGAAGCATGTTTTCTAGATGCACACCGCAGATGCCAGGAACCTATCGCTAAGCTCTTCAAGGTTGTAGCGGGTTACGAACGGCTGGAGATAGCGACTCCATCACTTAAAGGTAAGGATTTGGAAAGATTAAACAAAGTGGGCGGGAGTCATTTGGTTTTCGTAGATGTTCTCAAAGGGAAATCTACAGAAAAAAATACCAACTTAATTGAGGCAAAAGTGGTAAAGTGCTTGGTAGAAGAACTAATAAATACAGGATATTCCAATGATAAAATAATAGTAATAACACCGTTTGTAAAACAAGAAAAGTTACTTCAGAAAGAGTTAAAGGGGTTGTTGGAGTCCAAAAAGATAGGAACCGTTCATAAATTTCAGGGACAGGAAGCCCCGGTAGTTATAATGTCAACTGTGGTTCAGAAAAATGATAGTACAACTTTTATAGATGCTAAACCTAACCTACTTAATGTTGCCATTTCCAGGGCAAAGCATCTTTTTATTATGGTCGGTAACAGTAAGAGGCTAAAGGATACTAATTATTTTGGTAAAGCTTTAGAGTTCATTAGGGATAACGGTAGATTTATTCAGGTAGAAGGTGAATCAAAAATGAAAGGAATTTTTCTTATTGATAAAGATAAGGTTAATTAG
- the katG gene encoding catalase/peroxidase HPI has protein sequence MGRQSFRFSKEDFNFVKEGGNIIAKWWPDRLNLKILQKNNPYLVPYDSNFSYKEEFSKLDYFALKEDLRKLMRESQEWWPADYGHYGPFFIRLAWHSAGTYRLIDGKGGASGGNQRLAPENSWPDNANLDKARRLLWPIKKKYGNKISWADLFILAGNVALEDMGFKTLGFGAGREDNWEADIGTYWGPETEWLADMRRTEDRKIKGPLAAVQMGLIYVNPEGPDGEPNVLAAAQDIRESFRKMGMTDEETVALIAGGHTFGKCHGAADPSKYLGPEPEAAPIEEQGLGWKNGYKTGKGPDTITSGLEGAWTPTPIKWDNSFLRVLFKYEWNLEKSPAGAWQWVAINPDEEDMVPDAHIKGKKHAPIMLTTDLALKMDPEFAKISKRFLENPELLEEAFAKAWFKLTHRDLGPKSRYLGPEIPEEDFVWQDPVPPIDYQLIDEEDIENLKKEILSCGLTVSELIYTAWSLASTYRDSDKRGGINGGRIAFKPLIDWEIHSTYVPEVIDTLKRIREEFNSSQEGNKKVSLADLIVLGGVAALEKSIKDAGYNIKVPFRPGRNDTTQEMIDTIAYTVMEPEADGFRNYLKEGSDLAEVEEYVLVDKASMLKLTVPEMTVLIGGLRVLGANYGGTNYGVFTDRVGVLTNDFFVNLLDMGIEWKPDKINGRDIFRGYDRKTGDELYVGTRVDLIFGSNSELRAQAEFYAQDDNREKFVKDFVKTWTKVMELDLV, from the coding sequence ATGGGAAGACAATCGTTTAGGTTTTCAAAAGAAGATTTTAACTTTGTGAAAGAGGGTGGAAATATAATTGCAAAATGGTGGCCGGATAGATTAAATCTTAAAATTTTGCAGAAAAATAACCCTTATCTTGTTCCTTATGATTCCAATTTTAGCTATAAAGAAGAATTCTCAAAACTTGATTATTTTGCTCTTAAGGAAGATTTAAGAAAATTGATGAGAGAGTCTCAGGAATGGTGGCCTGCTGATTATGGTCACTACGGTCCATTCTTTATACGTCTTGCATGGCATAGTGCTGGAACTTATAGACTAATTGATGGAAAAGGTGGTGCAAGTGGAGGTAACCAAAGACTTGCTCCTGAGAATAGTTGGCCTGATAATGCTAATCTTGATAAAGCAAGAAGGTTACTGTGGCCAATAAAAAAGAAATACGGAAATAAAATTTCATGGGCTGATCTTTTTATTCTTGCTGGAAACGTTGCTCTTGAAGATATGGGTTTTAAAACTTTAGGCTTTGGTGCAGGAAGAGAAGATAACTGGGAAGCGGATATTGGAACCTATTGGGGGCCTGAAACAGAGTGGCTTGCAGATATGAGAAGAACAGAGGATAGAAAGATAAAAGGGCCACTTGCAGCAGTTCAGATGGGTTTAATTTATGTAAATCCTGAAGGGCCTGATGGAGAACCAAATGTTCTTGCTGCTGCACAAGATATAAGAGAAAGTTTTAGAAAAATGGGAATGACCGATGAGGAAACAGTAGCTCTTATAGCAGGAGGGCATACATTTGGAAAATGTCACGGTGCTGCGGATCCTTCTAAGTATCTTGGACCAGAGCCTGAAGCAGCACCTATTGAAGAACAAGGATTAGGTTGGAAGAATGGCTATAAGACTGGAAAAGGACCTGACACAATAACAAGTGGCCTTGAAGGTGCATGGACACCTACTCCTATTAAATGGGATAATAGTTTTTTAAGAGTCCTTTTCAAGTATGAATGGAATTTAGAAAAGAGTCCTGCAGGAGCTTGGCAGTGGGTTGCTATAAATCCTGATGAAGAAGATATGGTTCCTGATGCACATATAAAAGGAAAGAAGCATGCTCCTATAATGCTTACTACCGATTTAGCTTTAAAAATGGATCCAGAGTTTGCAAAAATTTCAAAAAGATTTCTTGAAAATCCTGAACTTTTAGAGGAAGCTTTTGCGAAAGCATGGTTTAAGTTAACACATAGAGACTTGGGTCCAAAGTCAAGATATCTTGGACCAGAAATTCCTGAAGAAGATTTTGTGTGGCAGGATCCTGTTCCTCCGATTGACTATCAATTGATAGATGAAGAGGATATTGAAAACTTAAAAAAAGAGATTTTAAGCTGTGGGTTGACTGTTTCAGAACTAATATATACAGCTTGGTCTTTAGCTTCTACATATAGAGATTCAGATAAAAGAGGTGGTATAAATGGTGGAAGGATTGCTTTTAAGCCGTTAATAGATTGGGAAATTCACTCAACATATGTTCCAGAAGTTATTGATACTTTAAAGAGGATAAGAGAAGAATTTAACTCTTCACAAGAAGGTAATAAGAAAGTTTCTCTTGCAGATTTAATTGTGCTTGGTGGTGTTGCAGCTCTTGAGAAATCAATTAAGGATGCAGGTTACAATATTAAAGTTCCTTTTAGGCCTGGAAGAAATGATACTACTCAAGAGATGATTGATACTATTGCGTATACTGTTATGGAGCCTGAAGCTGATGGATTTAGAAATTACCTAAAAGAAGGTAGTGATCTTGCAGAAGTAGAAGAGTATGTTTTGGTTGATAAGGCTTCTATGCTAAAGCTGACAGTTCCTGAAATGACTGTTTTGATAGGTGGTTTAAGAGTTCTTGGTGCTAATTATGGTGGAACTAATTATGGTGTCTTTACTGATAGAGTGGGTGTATTAACAAATGACTTTTTTGTTAATCTTCTTGACATGGGTATAGAGTGGAAACCTGATAAAATTAATGGAAGGGATATTTTTCGAGGGTACGATAGAAAAACAGGTGATGAGTTATATGTTGGAACAAGGGTGGATTTAATTTTTGGTTCAAATTCTGAACTTAGAGCTCAGGCAGAGTTTTATGCTCAAGATGATAACAGGGAAAAATTTGTAAAGGATTTTGTTAAGACTTGGACAAAAGTTATGGAGCTTGATCTGGTTTAA
- the rd gene encoding rubredoxin, protein MKKYICSVCGYVYNPEKGDPSNGVSSNTPFEELPDNWVCPVCGAPKNAFVPED, encoded by the coding sequence ATGAAGAAGTATATCTGTTCTGTTTGTGGGTATGTCTATAACCCTGAAAAAGGTGATCCATCTAATGGTGTTTCTTCTAACACTCCATTTGAAGAGTTACCTGACAATTGGGTTTGTCCTGTTTGTGGGGCGCCTAAAAATGCTTTTGTTCCAGAAGATTAA
- a CDS encoding toprim domain-containing protein codes for MEREKQRKLKLWLMELKNFINRTENTIIVVEGKRDKIALKKFGIDRVYPLKGKGFHDFAQILSDEIKPQSIILITDFDPEGEIIFQKLQKIFSRYNLPIDTSFREELRKTGIKFVEEIPKRIFK; via the coding sequence ATGGAGAGAGAAAAGCAGAGAAAACTGAAATTATGGCTGATGGAGCTCAAAAACTTTATTAATCGAACAGAAAACACAATAATAGTAGTCGAAGGAAAAAGGGATAAAATAGCCCTTAAAAAATTCGGAATAGACAGAGTTTATCCGCTTAAAGGAAAGGGATTTCATGATTTTGCCCAGATACTCAGCGACGAAATTAAACCTCAATCAATAATTCTAATAACAGATTTTGATCCGGAAGGAGAAATTATTTTTCAAAAATTACAGAAAATATTTTCCAGATATAATCTCCCTATCGACACATCTTTCAGGGAAGAACTTAGAAAAACAGGAATTAAGTTTGTTGAAGAAATTCCAAAAAGAATTTTCAAATAG
- the trpD gene encoding anthranilate phosphoribosyltransferase: MEYRKVLEKVIEREDLSYDETRELFRKIMDGEFTPAQIAGILVALRMKGETTEEIAGAASAMREKSRKVNLPDSLKEKIVDTCGTGGDLKGTFNVSTTVAFVLAAGGVPVAKHGNRSVSSKCGSADILEALGIRIDLSPEDVGRCIEETGFGFMFAPVFHPAMANVIKPRKELGVRTVFNILGPLTNPAGAKRQLMGIFDGELSEKIAGVLSKLGVKKACIVHGYDGMDEITICERTKVTELSNGDIKSYVIAPEDFGFERAKIEDIAAADSLEENKNMIESILKGEDRSARKDMVAINAGFGFYVAGKVDTPSDGIKLSVDLLDSGKPFEVLRKVIEFGNSVG; the protein is encoded by the coding sequence ATGGAATACAGAAAAGTCCTGGAGAAAGTTATTGAAAGAGAAGATCTTTCTTATGATGAAACCAGAGAACTTTTCAGGAAGATTATGGATGGAGAATTTACTCCTGCTCAGATAGCTGGAATCCTAGTTGCTCTCAGGATGAAAGGGGAAACTACAGAAGAAATCGCAGGAGCAGCTTCCGCAATGCGAGAGAAGAGCAGAAAGGTTAATCTTCCTGACTCTCTTAAAGAGAAAATAGTGGATACATGTGGAACGGGTGGAGACCTGAAAGGAACTTTTAATGTTTCAACGACTGTTGCTTTTGTTCTTGCAGCCGGCGGTGTTCCTGTTGCAAAGCACGGGAACAGATCAGTTTCAAGTAAATGTGGAAGTGCCGATATACTTGAGGCTTTAGGTATTAGAATAGATCTTTCTCCTGAAGATGTCGGTAGATGTATAGAAGAAACAGGTTTTGGTTTCATGTTCGCTCCGGTTTTTCATCCAGCTATGGCGAACGTTATAAAACCGAGGAAAGAACTTGGCGTTAGAACGGTATTTAATATTTTAGGCCCTCTGACCAATCCGGCAGGAGCAAAAAGGCAACTTATGGGAATTTTTGACGGGGAGCTTTCTGAAAAAATAGCAGGTGTTCTTTCAAAGCTTGGAGTAAAAAAGGCCTGTATAGTTCACGGTTACGACGGTATGGATGAAATTACGATTTGTGAAAGGACAAAAGTAACAGAACTATCTAACGGAGATATTAAAAGTTATGTAATTGCACCGGAAGATTTTGGTTTTGAGAGAGCAAAGATTGAAGATATAGCAGCTGCAGATAGCCTTGAAGAAAATAAAAATATGATAGAGTCTATTTTAAAAGGTGAAGATAGGTCTGCCAGAAAAGACATGGTAGCAATTAATGCTGGATTTGGTTTTTATGTTGCCGGAAAGGTTGATACTCCGTCTGATGGAATTAAACTTTCCGTTGATTTGCTGGACAGTGGAAAACCTTTTGAAGTTTTGAGAAAGGTTATTGAATTTGGTAATAGTGTAGGTTAG
- a CDS encoding DUF123 domain-containing protein, whose translation MLSEGIYSYVGSAFGAGGLKSRLNRHLKKRKKKHWHLDYVSTFRSFKPLVVYCFPEERIECYIADKFEKVFESVPDFGCSDCSCKSHLFLVNSVSEVDKIISNLPFFSFNLGG comes from the coding sequence ATGCTCTCTGAGGGCATTTACTCTTATGTTGGTTCTGCTTTTGGAGCAGGAGGGTTGAAAAGCCGGTTGAATAGACATTTAAAGAAGCGAAAGAAAAAGCACTGGCATCTTGATTATGTCTCAACTTTCCGTTCTTTTAAACCGCTCGTTGTTTATTGCTTTCCCGAAGAGCGAATTGAATGCTATATCGCGGATAAATTCGAGAAAGTTTTTGAAAGTGTTCCAGATTTTGGATGTTCGGATTGTTCCTGCAAATCTCATTTATTCCTTGTTAATTCTGTTTCGGAAGTTGATAAAATAATTTCCAATTTACCGTTTTTTTCTTTTAACCTTGGGGGGTGA
- a CDS encoding FAD-dependent protein, with protein MLIEGEVRVKIDEKLEDKLREKEYPLQFAILKKSIDARKKPEFVYRLLFDVDDETAKKLIASGCRVHKPVPDIEIPSVSKSLKVAVVGSGPAGLFAAYTLSAGGVDVVVFERGKRVEEREEDVQRFWIERILDENSNVQFGEGGAGTFSDGKLTTRVKDKKKHFVYSLLVEHGAPKEVLYVSRPHIGTDRLKKVIPSIRQFLENNGIEFRFSSLVVDMKTSGNRVTSLVVKDLLENEIYEESFDVVVFAVGNSARDTFAMFKNTGVKMAAKPFAVGVRIIHPQRLINRMQYGKYYENPALPPAEYSLTARAGNRGVFSFCMCPGGVVICSSSERETVVTNGMSNFAREGVMANSAIVVQVFPEDFGNDPFKAIDFQRKLEKTAFVAGGGNYAMPAQNLMDFLKKKETPFKKLPKHGFIPEIASARVDCILPGFIYKSLRKAFGYWEKRLKRFVSEEATVIGVETRTSSPLRILRDEHFKSLTFENLYPAGEGAGYAGGITSSAIDGMNVALSILEEYC; from the coding sequence ATGCTGATAGAGGGCGAGGTAAGAGTAAAAATAGATGAGAAATTAGAGGATAAGCTCAGAGAGAAAGAGTATCCTTTGCAATTTGCCATATTAAAGAAGTCTATTGATGCCAGAAAAAAACCTGAATTTGTCTATCGGTTGCTTTTTGATGTAGATGATGAAACGGCAAAAAAGTTAATTGCTTCAGGTTGCCGTGTTCATAAACCTGTTCCTGATATAGAAATTCCTTCTGTGTCTAAGTCGTTGAAGGTTGCTGTTGTTGGCTCCGGTCCTGCAGGTCTTTTTGCAGCATATACGCTGTCAGCCGGTGGTGTTGACGTTGTTGTTTTTGAAAGAGGGAAAAGAGTTGAGGAAAGAGAAGAAGATGTTCAAAGGTTCTGGATAGAGAGAATTCTTGATGAAAATTCTAACGTTCAGTTTGGAGAAGGTGGAGCTGGAACATTTTCTGATGGAAAATTGACTACCAGGGTGAAGGACAAAAAGAAACATTTTGTATATAGCCTTCTTGTGGAACATGGGGCTCCCAAAGAGGTTCTTTACGTTTCAAGGCCTCATATAGGGACTGATAGGTTGAAAAAGGTTATTCCTTCTATAAGGCAGTTTCTGGAAAATAATGGTATTGAGTTCCGGTTTTCTTCTCTTGTGGTGGATATGAAAACCAGCGGAAATAGGGTTACTTCTCTTGTTGTAAAGGATTTACTCGAAAATGAAATCTATGAAGAATCTTTTGATGTGGTTGTTTTTGCCGTGGGTAACAGTGCAAGAGATACTTTTGCAATGTTTAAAAATACTGGTGTGAAAATGGCTGCAAAACCTTTCGCAGTCGGTGTGAGGATTATTCATCCTCAAAGATTAATTAATAGGATGCAGTATGGGAAATATTATGAGAATCCCGCACTTCCTCCGGCAGAGTATTCCTTAACTGCCAGAGCGGGAAACAGGGGTGTTTTTTCGTTCTGTATGTGTCCGGGAGGGGTAGTTATCTGTTCTTCATCGGAGAGGGAAACGGTTGTTACCAATGGGATGAGTAACTTTGCCAGAGAAGGTGTTATGGCGAACAGTGCCATAGTTGTTCAGGTTTTTCCAGAAGATTTTGGTAATGATCCGTTTAAGGCTATTGACTTTCAAAGGAAGCTTGAAAAGACTGCTTTCGTTGCCGGTGGAGGTAATTATGCAATGCCGGCACAAAATCTTATGGATTTTCTGAAGAAAAAGGAAACACCCTTTAAAAAACTTCCTAAACACGGTTTTATCCCTGAGATTGCGTCAGCGCGAGTTGATTGTATTCTTCCAGGTTTTATTTATAAATCCCTCCGGAAGGCTTTTGGTTATTGGGAAAAGAGGTTGAAACGGTTTGTCAGTGAAGAGGCTACGGTTATAGGTGTTGAAACCAGAACATCATCTCCTTTGAGGATATTGAGGGATGAGCATTTTAAGTCCTTAACTTTTGAAAATTTATATCCAGCAGGGGAAGGAGCAGGCTATGCAGGAGGTATAACAAGTTCTGCAATTGATGGTATGAATGTTGCCCTTTCCATTCTGGAGGAATACTGTTGA